Genomic window (bacterium):
CCGGCCGTTCACCGTCACGCGGCCCGCGTCGCACAGCCGGTTGGCCAGCGTGCGCCGCCTGACGAGCCGGCTGACTTGGAGAAACTTATCGAGCCTCACGCGCCTCGCGCCACAGCGCCGCGAGTTCGGCGGGGGAACAGTCCGCGAGCGACGTTCCGCGCTCGCGCGCCAGCGCTTCCAGCCGTCCAAAGCGCGCCCGGTACCGGTTGCCGGCCGCGCGCAGCGCGAGTTCCGCATCCGCCCCGAGCGACTCCGCCACCGCCGCCGCGGCGAAGAGCAGGTCGCCCGCCGCCGTCTCCGCCGCCGCGCTGTTCTTCGGGACGCGCGCCGCCGTGTCG
Coding sequences:
- a CDS encoding nucleoside triphosphate pyrophosphohydrolase, translated to DTAARVPKNSAAAETAAGDLLFAAAAVAESLGADAELALRAAGNRYRARFGRLEALARERGTSLADCSPAELAALWREAREAR